One segment of Solanum stenotomum isolate F172 chromosome 1, ASM1918654v1, whole genome shotgun sequence DNA contains the following:
- the LOC125866888 gene encoding nucleolar protein 56-like: MALYLLYESASGYGLFLAHGIDEIGQNTEAVRNSITDLNRFGKVVKLEAFNPFESALDALNQCNAVSEGQMTEELQNFLERSLPKVKEGKKAKFSLGLAEPKLGSHIHEVTKIPCQSNEFVLEILRGVRLHFEKFIENLKHGDLEKAQLGLSHSYSRAKVKFNVNRVDNMVTQAIVLLDTLDKDINTFAMRVREWYSWHFPELVKIVNDNYLYAKVAKFVDDKSQLSEDKISALTEIVGDEDKAKEIVEAAKASMGQDLSPVDLINVKLFAQRVMDLVEYRKNLYDYLVAKMHDIAPNLAALIGEVVGARLISHAGSLTNLAKCPSSTLQILGAEKALFRALKTKGNTPKYGLIFHSSFIGRASARNKGRMARYLANKCSIASRLDCFLDKSTTTFGEKLREQVEERLDFYDKGVAPRKNLDVMKAAIETVEDKDTEMDVDEPSTKKSKKKKSKVDVVEYAQPMIEDKLLETNGDASEEPKSEKKKKKKEKRKSEQEAEHEEDQTVDNGNGVHEDGTAKKKKKKKNKEDNGEELQAAVEIKKKKKKSKVQDDE; the protein is encoded by the exons ATGGCACTGTATCTATTGTATGAGTCGGCGTCTGGGTACGGTTTGTTTTTGGCTCACGGGATTGATGAGATAGGGCAGAACACGGAGGCGGTTCGGAACTCAATCACTGACCTTAATCGCTTTGGGAAAGTCGTAAAGCTTGAAGCTTTTAACCCTTTTGAGTCTGCCCTTGATGCCCTAAATCAATGCAATGCTGTTTCTGAAG GTCAAATGACTGAGGAGCTACAGAACTTCTTGGAGCGTAGTCTCCCAAAAGTCAAGGAGGGTAAGAAAGCTAAGTTCAGCTTAGGATTGGCAGAGCCTAAGCTTGGGTCACATATCCATGAAGTAACTAAGATTCCTTGCCAAAGTAACGAGTTTGTTCTTGAGATTTTGCGTGGAGTACGATTGCATTTTGAGAAGTTCATTGAAAACCTAAAG CATGGTGATTTGGAGAAAGCCCAACTTGGTCTGAGTCATAGTTACAGCAGAGCAAAGGTCAAGTTCAATGTCAATCGTGTTGACAATATGGTTACTCAGGCAATTGTCCTACTTGATACTCTTGATAAAGATATAAATACCTTTGCCATGAGAGTCAG AGAGTGGTACTCTTGGCATTTCCCAGAGTTGGTCAAGATTGTCAATGACAATTATCTATATGCCAAGGTTGCAAAATTCGTTGATGACAAATCCCAATTGTCTGAAGACAAAATTTCAGCATTAACTGAAATAGTTGGAGATGAAGATAAAGCAAAAGAAATCGTAGAAGCTGCAAAAGCTTCCATGG GCCAGGATTTGTCACCAGTTGACTTGATTAATGTCAAGCTATTTGCACAGAGGGTAATGGACCTTGTTGAATACAGGAAGAATCTTTATGATTATCTTGTCGCCAAAATGCACGACATAGCACCAAATTTGGCTGCTCTGATTGGTGAAGTCGTGGGTGCTCGTTTAATTTCTCATGCTGGTAGTCTCACAAATTTGGCGAAGTGCCCTTCTTCTACCCTTCAGATCCTGGGTGCTGAGAAGGCACTCTTCAG GGCCTTGAAAACCAAAGGaaatacaccaaaatatggACTCATATTCCATTCTTCTTTCATTGGCCGTGCCTCTGCTCGTAATAAAGGTCGAATGGCTCGTTATCTTGCAAACAAGTGTTCTATTGCTTCTCGTCTCGACTGTTTCTTAG ATAAGAGTACTACTACTTTTGGAGAGAAACtccgtgaacaagttgaggagcgTCTAGACTTCTATGACAAGGGGGTTGCACCACGAAAAAACCTAGATGTGATGAAAGCTGCTATTGAAACCGTCGAAGATAAAG ACACAGAAATGGACGTAGATGAGCCTTCCACaaagaaaagcaagaaaaagaaatccaAAGTTGATGTGGTGGAATATGCTCAACCCATGATCGAGGATAAACTACTTGAAACAAATGGTGATGCCTCTGAAGAACCCAAgtctgaaaagaaaaagaagaagaaggagaagcgGAAATCAGAACAGGAGGCAGAGCATGAAGAGGATCAGACTGTTGATAATGGTAATGGTGTGCATGAGGATGGAAcagcaaagaagaagaagaaaaagaagaacaaggaGGACAATGGAGAGGAACTCCAAGCTGctgttgaaattaaaaagaagaaaaagaagtccAAAGTCCAAGATGATGAATAA
- the LOC125846841 gene encoding disease resistance protein Roq1-like: protein MAKYVYNLNYSKFDGSSFLSNIRENSTHHKGLVTLQRQFLSDICKRKKKPMFSVDEGMTEMRDAVSCKRILLVLDDVDSRDQLDALLEMKDLLYPGSKVIVTTRNKRLLRPFDVHKLYEFEALNRDESVELLSWHAFGQDCPIKGFEVCSEQVAIHCGGLPLALEVLGATLAGRNTDIWRSTIQKLETIPNHQILKKLAISYESLEDDHDKNLFLHLACFFIGKDRDLVIAILNRCNFYTVIGIENLVDRSFVKISESNRLIMHQMIRDMGRDIVRQESPMEPGKRSRLWRSKDSYNVLIQNLATQTIQGIILDMDMLKENDIIRSSFSPIDFKKHKTKNFLNYPNPQRGQWHLSDAKEVTNELVLETDVFEKIHKLRLLQFDHVELQGSFDVFPKRLRWLRWAELQLECMPIDFPLESLVVIELQRSRLRKIWHGVKFLKYLKIFDLSHSYELLRTPDFSGLPKLEKLILRYCTSLIELHETIGCLESLVLLNLKNCKNLQRLPDSICMLKCLVTLNISGCSSLEYVPMDLDKVDSLRELYADEIAVHQMVSTAEEVQPWYGFLRSWMCKGTICPKVSHISLPNSLVTLSLAKCNLSDDTFPVAFNSLSLLQNLDLSQNKICSLPKGISYLTRLQKLEVEGCEKLKSLIGLPNIEHLNVTNCSLLEKISYQSKSSSLKNLLVSNCVELVEIDGNFKLEPLRNTEAEMLSKLGLWNLAPMNNVMINLTSNILSYYRIHGKGWTPTRKTKKVVLQGLYQPGIFSTFLTGERVPSWFSSKFTKESSASFKVPTCNSRIEGLSFCIVYKRSTIGLSPSILRPPLLTPPPRISPLAIRKAQGRPLRYRPVENKPYESTFDCPCITVNNSTQSLIWSYQPLFYGVPGGREGMMWLSHWKLENQLSSDDVIEVTVTAGDGIRVMEFGIKIVHVEETKVLGKPDCEDASAERDIVNPFWDVNLVHASSKDTFSVRLPPTYRSLRAAHEPFMEKALKRNMSEYN, encoded by the exons ATGGCAAAGTATGTGTATAATTTGAACTATAGTAAGTTTGATGGTAGCAGCTTTTTGTCCAACATTAGAGAAAATTCAACACACCATAAAGGTTTAGTTACTCTTCAAAGGCAATTTCTTTCTGATatttgcaagagaaagaagaaacCAATGTTTTCTGTGGACGAGGGAATGACTGAGATGAGAGATGCTGTAAGTTGTAAAAGAATCCTTCTTGTTCTTGATGATGTTGATAGTCGTGACCAATTGGATGCTCTACTGGAAATGAAGGACTTGTTATACCCTGGAAGTAAAGTCATAGTGACAACTAGGAACAAGAGATTGCTTAGGCCTTTTGATGTGCATAAGCTTTACGAGTTTGAAGCTTTGAATAGAGATGAATCAGTTGAGCTCTTAAGTTGGCATGCATTTGGTCAAGATTGTCCTATTAAAGGTTTTGAAGTGTGTTCAGAACAAGTAGCAATCCATTGTGGAGGACTTCCATTAGCACTTGAAGTTCTTGGTGCTACTTTGGCAGGAAGAAACACAGATATTTGGAGAAGTACAATACAGAAATTAGAAACAATTCCGAATCATCAAATTCTCAAGAAATTAGCAATAAGTTATGAATCTCTGGAGGATGATCATGATAAAAATTTGTTTCTCCACCTAGCTTGCTTTTTCATTGGGAAGGACAGAGATTTAGTAATAGCTATTCTCAATAGGTGCAACTTTTACACTGTAATTGGAATAGAGAATCTCGTTGACAGAAGTTTTGTAAAAATTAGTGAGTCTAACAGGTTGATTATGCATCAAATGATTCGAGATATGGGAAGAGACATTGTTCGCCAAGAATCACCAATGGAGCCTGGGAAACGCTCTAGACTATGGCGCTCCAAGGATTCCTATAATGTCTTAATCCAGAACCTT GCCACTCAAACAATTCAGGGCATTATCCTTGACATGGATATGCTCAAGGAAAATGACATAATTAGATCAAGCTTTTCTCCCATTGATTTCAAGAAACACAAAACAAAGAACTTTCTCAACTATCCTAATCCTCAGAGAGGTCAATGGCATTTGTCAGATGCCAAAGAAGTCACAAATGAGCTGGTTCTGGAAACTGATGTGTTTGAAAAAATACATAAGTTAAGACTGCTCCAGTTCGATCACGTTGAGCTTCAAGGATCTTTTGATGTTTTTCCTAAGAGATTAAGATGGTTGCGCTGGGCAGAGCTGCAACTAGAATGCATGCCAATTGATTTTCCTCTGGAGAGCCTTGTAGTGATTGAATTACAACGTAGCAGATTGAGGAAAATTTGGCATGGAGTCAAG TTCCTTAAATATCTGAAGATTTTCGATCTCAGCCATTCCTACGAGCTTCTAAGAACACCTGATTTCTCTGGACTACCCAAACTTGAGAAATTGATCCTTCGATATTGTACAAGCTTAATTGAGCTTCATGAGACCATTGGATGTCTCGAATCACTTGTTCTGTTGAACCTCAAAAATTGCAAAAATCTGCAGAGACTTCCAGATAGCATTTGCATGCTAAAATGTCTGGTCACACTAAATATCTCTGGTTGCTCAAGTCTTGAATATGTACCGATGGATCTAGATAAAGTAGATTCACTGAGAGAGCTCTATGCTGATGAAATTGCAGTTCATCAAATGGTTTCTACTGCAGAAGAGGTCCAACCGTGGTATGGATTCCTGCGGTCCTGGATGTGCAAGGGGACAATATGTCCTAAAGTTTCACACATTAGTTTACCCAATTCTTTGGTTACTTTGAGTCTTGCTAAATGTAATCTATCCGATGATACTTTTCCAGTTGCTTTCAATAGCCTCTCGTTATTGCAAAACTTAGATTTGAgccaaaataaaatttgcaGTCTACCAAAGGGCATAAGTTATCTTACTAGACTTCAGAAGCTAGAAGTGGAAGGCTGTGAAAAGCTCAAATCTCTCATAGGGCTTCCCAATATAGAACATCTCAATGTTACTAACTGCAGCTTGTTAGAGAAAATATCATATCAATCTAAATCATCTAGTCTGAAGAATTTGCTGGTCTCAAATTGTGTTGAATTAGTGGAAATAGATGGAAATTTCAAGTTAGAGCCCTTGAGAAATACTGAGGCAGAGATGCTTTCCAAGCTAGGCTTGTGGAACTTGGCCCCTATGAACAATGTCATGATCAATCTTACATCTAATATACTGAGCTACTACCGAATACACGGTAAAGGGTGGACTCCAACAAGGAAGACAAAGAAAGTTGTTCTTCAG GGACTGTACCAACCAGGCATCTTTAGCACTTTTCTTACAGGTGAAAGAGTTCCTTCTTGGTTTAGCTCAAAgttcacaaaagaatcaagtGCATCCTTCAAAGTACCTACTTGCAATTCCAGAATTGAAGGATTGAGTTTTTGCATTGTGTACAAGCGTTCCACGATTGGGCTCTCACCGAGCATTCTCCGTCCCCCACTGCTAACTCCACCTCCAAGAATTTCTCCTCTTGCCATACGCAAAGCCCAAGGAAGACCACTTCGTTACCGGCCAGTGGAAAATAAACCATATGAATCAACTTTTGATTGTCCATGCATCACAGTTAATAACTCAACTCAGAGTCTGATATGGTCTTACCAGCCCTTGTTCTATGGAGTTCCGGGAGGGAGAGAAGGAATGATGTGGTTAAGCCATTGGAAACTCGAGAATCAGTTGAGCAGTGATGACGTTATAGAGGTCACAGTTACCGCAGGGGATGGAATCAGAGTTATGGAATTTGGGATCAAAATTGTGCATGTTGAAGAGACAAAAGTGCTAGGGAAACCAGACTGTGAAGATGCAAGTGCAGAGAGAGATATTGTCAATCCATTTTGGGATGTTAATTTGGTACATGCCAGTTCAAAGGATACTTTTTCTGTCCGTCTTCCTCCTACTTATCGTTCCTTACGTGCTGCTCATGAGCCATTTATGGAGAAGGCACTTAAGAGAAATATGTCAGAATATAACTAA
- the LOC125853478 gene encoding disease resistance protein RPV1-like — protein sequence MASEFKSQVFLSFKGNTFADHLYEALAGAGFVTLRGGDGNEGGEEIKLKLQKGVEKSGISIIIFSNDYVSSSLCLDELVMILNCSKRRSVLPIFYHVDPSDVRKQKGRIGEAFDRHEEAKVRKWKEALKQVADLGGMVLLADG from the coding sequence ATGGCTAGTGAATTCAAGTCTCAAGTGTTCTTGAGTTTCAAAGGCAATACTTTCGCAGATCATCTCTATGAAGCTCTAGCTGGAGCAGGTTTTGTAACATTAAGAGGTGGCGATGGAAACGAGGGAGGAGAAGAAATCAAATTGAAATTACAAAAGGGTGTTGAAAAATCAGGGATTTCAATTATAATCTTTTCAAATGATTATGTGTCTTCAAGTTTGTGTCTTGATGAGTTGGTAATGATCTTGAATTGTAGTAAAAGGAGATCAGTTCTGCCAATATTTTACCATGTGGATCCTTCTGATGTTAGGAAACAAAAGGGGAGAATTGGAGAAGCATTTGATAGGCATGAAGAAGCTAAGGTTAGAAAATGGAAGGAAGCACTCAAACAAGTTGCAGATTTGGGAGGAATGGTCTTACTAGCTGATGGGTGA
- the LOC125853211 gene encoding uncharacterized protein LOC125853211 isoform X1, with the protein MENFSGFRLGNTFRKQRTDLYRRPQKESQLNLDCRDNSSISSTLPSDSLSKASSCDNADYGNISRTSYSNLSEAEAAGELGVEGGNSGYSCSSDTEQKDGQIDMSRFSEGDLTTYRAEDPKSGTVMCSNHSGLPGVVSDGAGNDTKVKKVKLKVGGVTRTINTSVAGSSSTKSSSSSDSPQKWQPKQNTSGRHSSYSGKAIGLRGIPWKDFAKIGFGVGKVDSSVDQLPGHIAPLKQLGKYEAAHKNKFLLKRHLSGETFDDEDTENDDDDEIRYLEKLRFSKYSAGYSAGYEDDDEVGYRKERKISRVLSQSSNAYGADLSDYNSLKAVKGIKKSKSERASQDSDYEEAMVSDTELVPKKKKQLKELADISVIERRKMAVTTRQQALQTGKDISCSAGLSAIEFPHGLPPAPPKKQKEKLSEVEQQLKKAEAAQRRRMQAEKAAQESEAEAVRKILSQDSSRKKREDKIKKRQEELAQERTATATSLSSNAIRWVMGPSGSVVIFPNEMGLPSIFEPKACSYPPPREKCAGPSCMNTYKYRDSKSKLPLCSLQCYNAVREKIEHLSAC; encoded by the exons ATGGAGAACTTCAGCGGTTTTAGGTTGGGCAACACATTTAGGAAACAGAGAACTGATCTATATCGGCGGCCTCAAAAGGAGTCCCAGTTGAATCTGGATTGTCGTGATAATTCATCCATTTCGTCAACGCTACCATCTGATAGTTTGAGCAAAGCGTCTAGTTGTGATAATGCTGATTATGGTAATATTTCAAGAACATCTTATAGTAACCTCAGTGAAGCTGAGGCTGCCGGTGAGCTTGGTGTCGAAGGTGGTAACTCCGGATACTCCTGTTCCAGTGATACCGAGCAAAAGGATGGTCAGATAGATATGAGTAGATTTAGTGAAGGAGACCTAACAACATATCGGGCAGAGGATCCCAAAAGCGGAACTGTGATGTGCAGTAACCATTCTGGACTGCCAGGAGTAGTATCAGATGGAGCTGGGAATGACACCAAAGTCAAGAAAGTGAAACTCAAAGTTGGTGGTGTTACAAGAACAATAAACACTTCTGTTGCCGGATCCTCTTCAACAAAGTCTTCGTCCTCTTCAGATTCCCCTCAAAAATGGCAACCCAAg CAGAATACAAGTGGACGTCATTCCTCTTATAGTGGAAAGGCAATTGGATTGCGAGGTATCCCCTGGAAGGATTTTGCTAAAATTGGTTTTGGCGTTGGGAAAGTGGATTCCTCTGTGGATCAGTTACCTGGGCATATTGCCCCTTTGAAACAATTAGGAAAATATGAGGCAGCTCATAAAAACAAGTTTCTGCTAAAAAGACATTTATCAGGTGAAACATTCGATGATGAAGACACTGAGAATGACGATGATGATGAGATCCGTTACCTGGAGAAACTCAGGTTTTCTAAATACTCTGCTGGTTATAGTGCTGGctatgaggatgatgatgaagttggatACAGAAAAGAGCGGAAGATATCAAGGGTGTTAAGTCAAAGTAGCAATGCTTATGGTGCAGATCTGAGTGATTACAATTCGCTTAAAGCAGTTAAAGGGATTAAGAAATCCAAATCTGAAAGAGCATCCCAGGATTCAGACTATGAAGAGGCAATGGTTTCTGATACTGAGTTAGTAcccaagaagaagaaacaactAAAGGAATTAGCTGATATCTCAGTAATTGAAAGGAGAAAAATGGCCGTGACTACTCGCCAGCAAGCACTTCAAACTGGAAAAGATATTTCTTGCAGTGCAGGCTTGAGTGCAATTGAGTTTCCCCATGGACTTCCACCTGCACCGCCTAAAA AACAAAAGGAGAAGCTCTCTGAAGTGGAACAGCAGTTGAAGAAAGCTGAGGCTGCTCAAAGACGCAGGATGCAAGCTGAAAAGGCTGCTCAAGAGTCGGAG GCTGAAGCAGTAAGGAAAATCCTAAGTCAAGATTCTAGTAGGAAAAAGCGAGAAGATAAAATTAAGAAGCGACAAGAGGAGTTAGCACAG GAAAGAACTGCAACAGCTACTTCACTATCATCAAATGCTATCAGATGGGTTATGGGTCCTTCTGGTTCTGTTGTGATATTTCCCAATGAGATGGGACTCCCAAGCATATTTGAACCAAAGGCTTGCAG CTATCCACCTCCTCGCGAGAAATGTGCCGGTCCATCTTGTATGAATACATACAAATACAGAGACTCCAAATCAAAACTGCCTCTCTGCAGTCTCCAGTGCTACAACGCAGTACGTGAGAAGATTGAACATCTAAGTGCTTGCTGA
- the LOC125853211 gene encoding uncharacterized protein LOC125853211 isoform X2 has translation MENFSGFRLGNTFRKQRTDLYRRPQKESQLNLDCRDNSSISSTLPSDSLSKASSCDNADYGNISRTSYSNLSEAEAAGELGVEGGNSGYSCSSDTEQKDGQIDMSRFSEGDLTTYRAEDPKSGTVMCSNHSGLPGVVSDGAGNDTKVKKVKLKVGGVTRTINTSVAGSSSTKSSSSSDSPQKWQPKNTSGRHSSYSGKAIGLRGIPWKDFAKIGFGVGKVDSSVDQLPGHIAPLKQLGKYEAAHKNKFLLKRHLSGETFDDEDTENDDDDEIRYLEKLRFSKYSAGYSAGYEDDDEVGYRKERKISRVLSQSSNAYGADLSDYNSLKAVKGIKKSKSERASQDSDYEEAMVSDTELVPKKKKQLKELADISVIERRKMAVTTRQQALQTGKDISCSAGLSAIEFPHGLPPAPPKKQKEKLSEVEQQLKKAEAAQRRRMQAEKAAQESEAEAVRKILSQDSSRKKREDKIKKRQEELAQERTATATSLSSNAIRWVMGPSGSVVIFPNEMGLPSIFEPKACSYPPPREKCAGPSCMNTYKYRDSKSKLPLCSLQCYNAVREKIEHLSAC, from the exons ATGGAGAACTTCAGCGGTTTTAGGTTGGGCAACACATTTAGGAAACAGAGAACTGATCTATATCGGCGGCCTCAAAAGGAGTCCCAGTTGAATCTGGATTGTCGTGATAATTCATCCATTTCGTCAACGCTACCATCTGATAGTTTGAGCAAAGCGTCTAGTTGTGATAATGCTGATTATGGTAATATTTCAAGAACATCTTATAGTAACCTCAGTGAAGCTGAGGCTGCCGGTGAGCTTGGTGTCGAAGGTGGTAACTCCGGATACTCCTGTTCCAGTGATACCGAGCAAAAGGATGGTCAGATAGATATGAGTAGATTTAGTGAAGGAGACCTAACAACATATCGGGCAGAGGATCCCAAAAGCGGAACTGTGATGTGCAGTAACCATTCTGGACTGCCAGGAGTAGTATCAGATGGAGCTGGGAATGACACCAAAGTCAAGAAAGTGAAACTCAAAGTTGGTGGTGTTACAAGAACAATAAACACTTCTGTTGCCGGATCCTCTTCAACAAAGTCTTCGTCCTCTTCAGATTCCCCTCAAAAATGGCAACCCAAg AATACAAGTGGACGTCATTCCTCTTATAGTGGAAAGGCAATTGGATTGCGAGGTATCCCCTGGAAGGATTTTGCTAAAATTGGTTTTGGCGTTGGGAAAGTGGATTCCTCTGTGGATCAGTTACCTGGGCATATTGCCCCTTTGAAACAATTAGGAAAATATGAGGCAGCTCATAAAAACAAGTTTCTGCTAAAAAGACATTTATCAGGTGAAACATTCGATGATGAAGACACTGAGAATGACGATGATGATGAGATCCGTTACCTGGAGAAACTCAGGTTTTCTAAATACTCTGCTGGTTATAGTGCTGGctatgaggatgatgatgaagttggatACAGAAAAGAGCGGAAGATATCAAGGGTGTTAAGTCAAAGTAGCAATGCTTATGGTGCAGATCTGAGTGATTACAATTCGCTTAAAGCAGTTAAAGGGATTAAGAAATCCAAATCTGAAAGAGCATCCCAGGATTCAGACTATGAAGAGGCAATGGTTTCTGATACTGAGTTAGTAcccaagaagaagaaacaactAAAGGAATTAGCTGATATCTCAGTAATTGAAAGGAGAAAAATGGCCGTGACTACTCGCCAGCAAGCACTTCAAACTGGAAAAGATATTTCTTGCAGTGCAGGCTTGAGTGCAATTGAGTTTCCCCATGGACTTCCACCTGCACCGCCTAAAA AACAAAAGGAGAAGCTCTCTGAAGTGGAACAGCAGTTGAAGAAAGCTGAGGCTGCTCAAAGACGCAGGATGCAAGCTGAAAAGGCTGCTCAAGAGTCGGAG GCTGAAGCAGTAAGGAAAATCCTAAGTCAAGATTCTAGTAGGAAAAAGCGAGAAGATAAAATTAAGAAGCGACAAGAGGAGTTAGCACAG GAAAGAACTGCAACAGCTACTTCACTATCATCAAATGCTATCAGATGGGTTATGGGTCCTTCTGGTTCTGTTGTGATATTTCCCAATGAGATGGGACTCCCAAGCATATTTGAACCAAAGGCTTGCAG CTATCCACCTCCTCGCGAGAAATGTGCCGGTCCATCTTGTATGAATACATACAAATACAGAGACTCCAAATCAAAACTGCCTCTCTGCAGTCTCCAGTGCTACAACGCAGTACGTGAGAAGATTGAACATCTAAGTGCTTGCTGA